A genomic stretch from Pithys albifrons albifrons isolate INPA30051 chromosome 28, PitAlb_v1, whole genome shotgun sequence includes:
- the GUCA1A gene encoding guanylyl cyclase-activating protein 1, with protein sequence MGNMDGKTVEELSTTECHQWYKKFMTECPSGQLTLYEFKQFFGLKNLSPAANKYVEQMFETFDFNKDGYIDFMEYVAALSLVLKGKVDQKLRWYFKLYDVDGNGCIDRGELLNIFKAIRAINRCNETMSAEEFTNMVFDKIDINGDGELSLEEFMEGVQKDEMLLDILTRSLDLTHIVRLIQNDGQNPHESEQEAQPAQ encoded by the exons ATGGGGAACATGGATGGGAAAACCGTGGAGGAGCTGAGCACCACCGAGTGCCACCAGTGGTATAAGAAGTTCATGACGGAGTGTCCTTCTGGCCAGCTCACCCTCTATGAGTTCAAACAGTTCTTTGGCTTGAAAAACCTGAGTCCGGCAGCGAACAAATACGTTGAGCAAATGTTTGAGACGTTTGACTTTAATAAG GATGGCTACATAGATTTTATGGAATATGTGGCAGCTCTGAGCCTGGTCCTGAAGGGGAAGGTGGACCAAAAGCTGAGGTGGTATTTCAAGCTCTATGATGTGGATGGGAACGGCTGCATCGACCGGGGAGAGTTGCTGAACATCTTCAAA GCGATTCGAGCCATCAACCGCTGCAACGAAACGATGTCGGCTGAAGAGTTCACGAACATGGTGTTTGACAAAATTGATATAAATGGAGATG GTGAGCTCTCCCTGGAGGAGTTCATGGAGGGTGTGCAAAAGGATGAAATGCTGCTGGACATCCTCACCCGCAGCCTGGACCTGACACACATCGTGCGGCTGATCCAGAACGACGGGCAGAACCCTCACGAGTCGGAGCAggaggcacagcctgcccagtAG